In one Pseudomonas sp. R84 genomic region, the following are encoded:
- a CDS encoding Lrp/AsnC family transcriptional regulator: MHSELDSYDRKILALLQEDASLSSAQIAEQVGLSQSPCWRRIQRMKEEGIIRGQVTLLDRKKIGLNTQIFAEIKLNAHGRSNFTEFTEAIRGFPEVLECYVLMGSVDFLLRIVAADIEAYERFFFEKLSLVPGIQEVNSIVALSEIKSTTSLPVLR, encoded by the coding sequence ATGCACAGCGAGCTGGACAGCTACGACCGCAAGATTCTCGCCCTGCTGCAAGAGGACGCTTCACTGTCGAGCGCGCAGATCGCCGAGCAGGTCGGCCTGTCGCAATCGCCGTGCTGGCGGCGGATTCAGCGGATGAAGGAGGAGGGCATCATTCGCGGCCAAGTGACCTTGCTCGATCGCAAGAAGATCGGCCTGAACACGCAGATCTTTGCCGAGATCAAACTTAACGCCCACGGGCGTTCGAACTTCACTGAGTTTACCGAGGCGATTCGTGGCTTTCCGGAAGTGCTGGAGTGTTATGTGCTGATGGGCTCGGTGGATTTTTTGCTGCGGATTGTCGCGGCGGACATTGAGGCGTATGAGCGGTTCTTCTTCGAGAAGCTGTCGCTGGTTCCGGGGATACAGGAAGTGAATTCGATTGTGGCGTTGTCGGAGATCAAGTCCACCACCAGTTTGCCTGTCTTGCGATAA
- a CDS encoding GspE/PulE family protein: MSVQLATQDRWLELNEVLRELVAQGFICQDSAEQALNARRRHAAHGQMHPLEFIASQQLDDLSRPGKHLDLESLTLWLAQQAGQPYLRIDPLKINVAAITPLMSYAFAQRHKILAVAVDRDTVTVASAQPYVTGWEADLTHVLKLPIKRVVANPADIQRFSVEFFRLAKSVSGASNADTQSGNLGNFEQLLNLGASDQEPDANDAHIVNIVDWLFQYAFQQRASDIHIEPRREQGTVRFRIDGVLHNVYQFPPQVTMAIVSRLKSLGRMNVAEKRKPQDGRVKTKTPDGGEVELRLSTLPTAFGEKMVMRIFDPEVLLKDFDQLGFSADDLRRWQDMTRQPNGIILVTGPTGSGKTTTLYTTLKKLATPEVNLCTIEDPIEMVEPAFNQMQVQHNIDLSFAAGVRALMRQDPDIIMIGEIRDLETAEMAIQAALTGHLVLSTLHTNDAPSAISRLLELGVPHYLIKATVLGVMAQRLVRTLCPHCKAPLTLEEEDWQTLTRPWQAPLPSNAQRAIGCVECRDTGYRGRAGVYEIMQLSDSLKAFITPDTDLTAIRRQAFKEGMRSLRLSGAQKVAAGLTTVEEVLRVTPQSEQK; the protein is encoded by the coding sequence ATGTCCGTTCAACTTGCCACTCAGGACCGCTGGCTGGAACTCAACGAGGTGCTGCGTGAACTGGTCGCCCAAGGCTTTATTTGCCAGGACTCGGCGGAGCAGGCACTGAATGCCCGCCGCCGCCACGCCGCCCACGGCCAGATGCATCCGCTGGAGTTCATCGCCAGTCAGCAGCTCGACGACCTTAGCCGTCCAGGTAAACACCTCGACCTGGAAAGCCTGACCCTGTGGCTGGCGCAGCAGGCCGGCCAGCCGTATTTGCGCATCGACCCGCTGAAAATCAATGTCGCCGCGATCACGCCCTTGATGTCCTACGCCTTCGCACAACGGCACAAGATTCTCGCCGTGGCGGTCGACCGCGATACCGTCACCGTGGCCAGCGCTCAGCCCTACGTCACCGGTTGGGAAGCTGACCTGACTCACGTACTCAAGCTGCCGATCAAACGCGTAGTAGCCAACCCGGCGGACATCCAGCGCTTCAGTGTCGAGTTTTTCCGCTTGGCGAAATCGGTCAGCGGCGCCAGCAATGCCGACACCCAGAGCGGCAACCTCGGCAATTTCGAACAACTGCTCAACCTCGGCGCCAGCGATCAGGAGCCGGACGCCAACGACGCGCACATCGTCAACATCGTCGACTGGCTGTTCCAGTACGCCTTCCAGCAACGCGCCAGTGATATCCACATCGAGCCACGGCGTGAACAAGGCACAGTGCGTTTTCGCATCGATGGCGTGCTGCACAATGTTTATCAATTCCCACCGCAGGTGACCATGGCGATTGTCAGTCGCCTGAAGAGCCTCGGGCGGATGAACGTCGCCGAAAAGCGCAAACCCCAGGACGGCCGGGTCAAGACCAAGACCCCGGACGGCGGTGAAGTCGAGCTGCGCCTTTCGACCCTGCCTACAGCGTTCGGCGAAAAAATGGTCATGCGGATTTTCGACCCGGAAGTGCTGCTCAAGGATTTCGACCAGTTGGGTTTCAGCGCCGATGACCTGCGCCGTTGGCAGGACATGACCCGCCAGCCCAACGGCATCATTCTGGTCACCGGGCCGACCGGTTCAGGCAAGACCACCACGCTGTACACCACGCTGAAAAAACTGGCGACGCCGGAAGTGAACCTCTGCACCATCGAAGACCCGATCGAAATGGTCGAGCCGGCGTTCAACCAGATGCAGGTGCAGCACAACATCGACCTGAGCTTCGCCGCCGGGGTGCGCGCACTGATGCGGCAAGACCCGGACATCATCATGATCGGCGAGATCCGTGACCTGGAAACCGCTGAAATGGCGATTCAGGCGGCGCTCACCGGGCACCTGGTGTTATCGACCCTGCACACCAACGACGCACCCAGCGCGATCAGTCGTCTGCTCGAACTCGGCGTGCCGCACTACCTGATCAAAGCCACCGTGCTCGGGGTCATGGCCCAGCGTTTGGTGCGCACATTGTGTCCGCATTGCAAGGCGCCGCTGACGCTCGAAGAAGAAGACTGGCAAACCCTGACACGCCCGTGGCAGGCGCCGTTGCCGAGCAACGCGCAACGCGCCATTGGTTGCGTGGAATGCCGCGACACCGGCTATCGCGGACGCGCCGGGGTTTACGAAATCATGCAACTGAGCGACAGCCTCAAAGCCTTCATCACCCCGGATACCGATCTCACCGCCATTCGGCGGCAGGCGTTCAAGGAAGGCATGCGCAGTTTGCGTTTGTCCGGAGCGCAGAAAGTCGCCGCAGGACTGACGACGGTTGAGGAAGTGCTGCGGGTTACGCCGCAGAGCGAGCAGAAATAA
- a CDS encoding DUF2388 domain-containing protein, with amino-acid sequence MMRLKLAVATLALLSLPVGSAMADSFWRNVISSGATTGSTYLTFKDHKLIIAAQDDAGSFVASDGGIRGPYLEAAMQKVRADNPGLQATDMELANAILAKNAVASE; translated from the coding sequence ATCATGCGTCTCAAACTTGCTGTTGCCACACTGGCCTTGCTGTCCCTTCCCGTTGGTTCGGCCATGGCGGACAGCTTTTGGCGTAACGTCATCTCGTCCGGTGCCACCACCGGTTCGACCTACCTGACCTTCAAGGATCACAAGCTGATCATCGCCGCTCAGGACGATGCCGGCAGTTTCGTTGCCAGTGACGGCGGCATTCGTGGTCCGTATCTGGAAGCCGCGATGCAAAAAGTCCGCGCCGACAATCCGGGCCTGCAGGCGACAGACATGGAACTGGCGAATGCGATTCTGGCGAAGAACGCCGTGGCTTCCGAGTAA
- the gcvP gene encoding aminomethyl-transferring glycine dehydrogenase: protein MSQLPSLSQLRDPDAFLRRHLGPDAAEQQAMLDSLGLGSRIELIEQTVPPGIRFNRALDLPAALDEQAALAKLRSYAEQNQVWTSLIGMGYHGTLTPTVILRNVLENPGWYTAYTPYQPEIAQGRLEALLNFQQLTIDLTGLELANASLLDEATAAAEAMALAKRVAKSKSNLFFVDENCHPQTISVVETRAEGFGFELIIDAVDNLNQHQVFGALLQYPDTHGEVRDLRPLIDHLHAQQALACVATDLLSLLLLTPPGELGADVVFGSSQRFGVPMGYGGPHAAFFASREEYKRAIPGRIIGVSKDARGNVALRMALQTREQHIRREKANSNICTAQVLLANIASFYAVYHGPEGLKRIAQRTHRLTCILAAGLERKGISRVNAQFFDTLTLDVGGAQTAIIESAQAAQINLRILGRGRVGLSLDETTNESTVAKLFDVLLGADHGLNVDELDAEALSSGIPDNLQRKTPYLRHPVFNAHHSETEMLRYLKQLENKDLALNQSMIPLGSCTMKLNATSEMIPITWPQFANLHPFVPREQAVGYTLMIEELERWLCAITGFDAICMQPNSGAQGEYAGLLAIRKYHKSRQQGAREICLIPSSAHGTNPASAQMAGMRVVIVECDEAGNVDLEDLKSKAAEAGDKLSCLMATYPSTHGVYEEGISEICEVIHKHGGQVYMDGANLNAQVGLARPADIGADVSHMNLHKTFCIPHGGGGPGMGPIGIRAHLAPFVANHPVVPIDGPLAQNGAVSAAPWGSASILPISWMYIAMMGPQLADASEVAILTANYLAQHLSGAFPVLYTGRNGRVAHECILDLRPLKAQTGISEEDVAKRLMDYGFHAPTMSFPVPGTLMVEPTESESKAELDRFIGAMLSIRAEITEVQNGNWPAEDNPLKRAPHTLADVTGIWERPYSIEQGITPDAHTKAHKYWPAVNRVDNVYGDRNLFCACVPVDDYR from the coding sequence ATGTCCCAGTTGCCGTCCCTGAGCCAGTTACGCGACCCCGATGCCTTCCTGCGCCGCCACCTCGGTCCCGACGCCGCCGAACAGCAGGCGATGCTCGACAGCCTCGGCCTCGGTAGTCGAATCGAACTGATCGAGCAAACGGTGCCGCCAGGCATTCGCTTCAATCGCGCGCTCGACCTGCCAGCGGCGCTGGATGAACAAGCCGCGCTGGCCAAACTGCGCAGTTACGCCGAGCAGAATCAGGTCTGGACCAGCCTGATCGGCATGGGCTATCACGGCACGCTCACGCCGACCGTCATCCTGCGCAACGTCCTGGAAAATCCCGGCTGGTACACCGCGTACACGCCGTATCAACCGGAGATCGCTCAAGGTCGGCTCGAAGCACTGCTAAACTTCCAGCAACTGACTATCGATCTCACCGGTCTGGAGCTCGCCAACGCGTCTCTGCTCGATGAGGCTACTGCGGCTGCCGAGGCCATGGCTTTGGCCAAACGGGTCGCCAAGTCGAAGAGCAATCTGTTTTTCGTCGATGAGAATTGCCATCCACAGACTATTTCCGTTGTGGAAACCCGCGCTGAAGGCTTTGGCTTCGAGCTGATAATCGACGCTGTGGATAACTTGAATCAGCACCAGGTGTTTGGCGCGCTGCTGCAGTATCCGGACACCCATGGCGAGGTTCGCGATCTGCGTCCGCTGATCGATCACTTGCATGCGCAGCAGGCGCTGGCCTGTGTCGCTACCGATTTGTTGAGTTTGCTGTTGCTGACGCCACCGGGTGAACTGGGTGCCGATGTGGTGTTCGGCTCGTCCCAGCGCTTCGGCGTGCCGATGGGTTACGGCGGCCCGCATGCCGCATTTTTTGCCAGTCGCGAGGAATACAAACGGGCGATTCCGGGGCGGATCATCGGTGTGTCGAAAGATGCCCGGGGCAACGTCGCGCTGCGCATGGCCCTGCAAACCCGCGAACAACATATCCGCCGTGAGAAGGCCAATTCGAACATCTGCACCGCGCAGGTACTGTTGGCCAACATCGCCAGTTTCTACGCGGTGTATCACGGCCCGGAAGGTTTGAAACGCATCGCCCAGCGCACGCATCGGTTGACCTGCATTCTGGCGGCCGGGCTTGAGCGCAAAGGCATCAGTCGGGTCAATGCGCAGTTCTTCGACACGCTGACGCTGGACGTCGGCGGTGCGCAAACCGCGATTATCGAAAGCGCTCAGGCTGCGCAGATCAACCTGCGAATTCTTGGTCGCGGCCGTGTGGGACTGAGTCTTGATGAGACAACCAATGAAAGCACGGTGGCCAAGCTGTTCGATGTATTGCTGGGTGCCGATCATGGGTTGAACGTCGATGAACTTGACGCTGAAGCCCTGAGTTCGGGCATCCCCGACAACCTTCAGCGCAAAACCCCGTACCTGCGCCACCCGGTGTTCAACGCTCACCACAGCGAAACCGAGATGCTGCGTTATCTCAAACAACTGGAGAACAAGGATCTGGCGCTCAACCAATCGATGATCCCGCTGGGCTCCTGCACTATGAAACTCAACGCCACCAGCGAAATGATCCCGATCACCTGGCCGCAATTCGCCAACCTGCATCCGTTCGTGCCCCGCGAGCAGGCGGTCGGTTACACCTTGATGATCGAAGAACTGGAACGCTGGCTGTGCGCAATCACCGGGTTTGATGCGATCTGCATGCAGCCCAACTCCGGCGCCCAGGGCGAATACGCCGGGCTGCTGGCGATCCGTAAGTATCACAAGAGCCGGCAGCAGGGTGCGCGGGAAATCTGCCTGATTCCCTCCTCGGCCCATGGCACCAACCCGGCGTCGGCGCAGATGGCTGGAATGCGCGTGGTGATCGTCGAATGCGACGAGGCGGGCAACGTCGATCTGGAAGATTTGAAGTCGAAAGCCGCCGAGGCTGGGGATAAATTGTCGTGCCTGATGGCAACCTATCCGTCGACTCACGGTGTGTACGAAGAGGGCATCAGCGAGATCTGCGAAGTTATCCACAAACACGGCGGCCAGGTGTACATGGACGGCGCCAACCTCAATGCGCAGGTCGGGTTGGCGCGGCCGGCCGACATCGGCGCCGATGTGTCGCACATGAATTTGCACAAGACCTTCTGCATCCCCCACGGCGGTGGCGGCCCGGGCATGGGGCCGATCGGTATTCGCGCGCATCTGGCACCGTTTGTCGCTAATCACCCGGTAGTGCCGATTGACGGGCCGCTGGCGCAGAACGGCGCCGTCAGCGCGGCGCCATGGGGCAGCGCGAGCATTTTGCCGATCAGCTGGATGTACATCGCCATGATGGGGCCGCAGTTGGCCGATGCCAGTGAAGTGGCGATCCTGACGGCGAATTACCTGGCGCAGCATTTATCTGGCGCGTTCCCGGTGCTGTACACCGGGCGCAACGGGCGCGTAGCCCACGAATGCATTCTCGATCTGCGACCGTTGAAGGCGCAGACCGGCATCAGTGAGGAAGACGTCGCCAAGCGCCTGATGGATTACGGCTTTCACGCGCCGACCATGTCGTTCCCCGTGCCCGGCACCTTGATGGTCGAGCCGACCGAGAGTGAGTCCAAGGCTGAACTGGATCGGTTTATCGGTGCAATGTTGAGCATTCGCGCAGAAATTACCGAAGTGCAGAACGGCAACTGGCCGGCCGAGGACAACCCGCTGAAACGGGCGCCGCATACCCTGGCGGATGTCACCGGGATTTGGGAGCGGCCGTACAGCATCGAGCAAGGAATTACCCCGGATGCGCACACCAAGGCGCACAAGTATTGGCCGGCGGTGAACCGGGTCGACAATGTTTACGGCGATCGAAACCTGTTCTGCGCCTGTGTCCCGGTGGATGATTACCGCTGA
- the gcvH gene encoding glycine cleavage system protein GcvH → MSDIPAELRFAESHEWARLEADGTVTVGISDHAQEALGDVVFVELTELGKVFAAQDQAGVVESVKAASDIYSPVSGEVIAINEELGGSPELLNSDPYGAWIFKLKPSDKAELDKLLDAAAYRAAIGE, encoded by the coding sequence ATGAGCGATATCCCTGCCGAACTGCGTTTTGCCGAAAGTCACGAATGGGCACGTCTGGAAGCCGATGGAACCGTCACCGTGGGCATCAGCGATCACGCGCAGGAAGCGCTGGGCGATGTGGTGTTCGTCGAGCTGACCGAATTGGGCAAGGTGTTCGCTGCGCAAGATCAGGCCGGTGTGGTCGAGTCGGTGAAAGCCGCTTCCGACATCTATTCGCCGGTCAGCGGTGAAGTCATCGCGATCAATGAAGAGCTGGGCGGTTCGCCAGAGCTGTTGAACTCCGACCCGTACGGTGCGTGGATCTTCAAGCTCAAGCCAAGCGACAAGGCCGAGCTGGACAAGCTGCTGGATGCTGCCGCTTATAGGGCTGCCATTGGCGAGTAA
- the gcvT gene encoding glycine cleavage system aminomethyltransferase GcvT: MGQRTPLYDLHLALGAKMVDFGGWDMPLHYGSQVEEHHEVRRDCGVFDVSHMTVIDVTGPQAKAWLQHLLANDVDRLHRPGRALYSTMLNERGGIVDDMIVYRLDDCYRLVFNASTRDQDLAWMNAQLGKYDVQLHERSELAMLAIQGPQARHKIAELVTQSRATLIQHLKPFEGYTDGDWFIARTGYTGEDGLEICLPASQAPGFFNDLVGAGISPIGLGARDTLRVEAGMNLYGQDIHQDVSPLASNMAWSIAWEPATRQFIGRAALEAEKAAGVAHKLVGLVLEERGVLRAHQVVRIADVGEGEITSGSFSPTLSKSIALARVPMATADRAEVEIRGKWYPVRVVKPTFVRHGKTLI, from the coding sequence ATGGGACAGCGTACGCCTCTGTATGACCTGCATCTCGCCCTCGGCGCGAAGATGGTCGATTTTGGCGGTTGGGACATGCCACTGCATTACGGCTCGCAGGTCGAGGAGCACCACGAAGTGCGCCGCGATTGCGGGGTGTTCGATGTATCCCACATGACCGTGATCGATGTCACCGGCCCCCAGGCCAAGGCCTGGCTGCAGCATTTGCTGGCCAATGACGTCGATCGCCTGCACCGCCCCGGCCGTGCCTTGTACAGCACCATGCTCAACGAGCGTGGCGGCATCGTCGATGACATGATTGTCTATCGTCTCGATGACTGTTATCGCCTGGTGTTCAACGCCTCTACCCGCGATCAGGATCTGGCCTGGATGAACGCGCAGCTCGGCAAGTACGACGTGCAACTGCACGAGCGCTCCGAACTGGCGATGCTCGCCATTCAAGGCCCGCAGGCCCGGCACAAGATTGCCGAACTCGTCACCCAGTCCCGCGCCACGCTGATCCAGCACCTCAAACCCTTTGAAGGCTATACCGACGGTGACTGGTTCATCGCCCGTACCGGTTATACCGGTGAGGATGGCCTGGAAATCTGCCTGCCGGCCAGTCAGGCGCCGGGTTTTTTCAACGATCTGGTTGGTGCCGGCATTTCCCCGATCGGCCTCGGTGCCCGCGACACCCTGCGTGTCGAAGCCGGTATGAACCTCTACGGTCAGGACATTCATCAGGACGTTTCGCCATTGGCTTCGAACATGGCCTGGAGCATTGCCTGGGAACCCGCCACGCGCCAGTTCATTGGCCGCGCCGCTCTGGAGGCGGAAAAAGCCGCTGGTGTTGCGCACAAACTGGTCGGTCTGGTGCTGGAAGAGCGCGGTGTTTTGCGTGCCCATCAGGTGGTTCGCATCGCCGATGTTGGCGAAGGGGAGATCACCAGTGGTAGTTTCTCTCCTACGCTGAGCAAATCGATTGCCCTGGCGCGTGTTCCGATGGCAACCGCCGACCGCGCCGAAGTGGAAATCCGCGGCAAGTGGTACCCGGTACGGGTGGTCAAACCGACCTTCGTACGCCATGGCAAAACTTTGATCTAA
- a CDS encoding iron ABC transporter permease, which produces MAHPAQRRWYPIVFAIAALVLLPLSVLLLSWQTIDQQIWSHLWETQMPRLLGNTLTLVVGVGVGVTLLGVSLAWLTSLCEFPGRRWLDWALMLPFAIPAYVLAFVFVGLLDFAGPVQTLLREWFGTGLRLPRVRSTGGVIIVLVLVFYPYVYLLARTAFLAQGKGLMEAARVLGQSPWQAFWRVALPMARPAIGAGVALALMETLADFGAVSVFNFDTFTTAIYKTWYGFFSLPSAAQLASLLLLVVMLVLYGERRARGANRASNERPRVKALYHLRGLKAFAAMSWCGLVFACAFVIPMLQLIVWFWQRGRFDLDERYAGLILHTLYLGGMAALITVSVALLLAFARRLAPTPAINSGVGLANLGYALPGSVLAVSIMLAFSYLDRELVIPLSGWLGGAGKPLLLGSLAALLTAYLVRFIAVAYGPLENSLARIRPSLPEAARSLGVSGPRLFFKVYLPLLLPGTLSAALLVFVDVLKEMPATLLMRPFGWDTLAVRIFEMTSEGEWARASLPALTLVLVGLLPVIGLIRRSAHRNT; this is translated from the coding sequence GTGGCCCACCCCGCCCAACGCCGCTGGTACCCCATCGTCTTCGCTATCGCCGCGCTGGTGCTGTTGCCCCTGAGCGTTCTGCTGCTCTCCTGGCAGACCATCGATCAGCAAATCTGGTCGCACCTGTGGGAAACCCAGATGCCACGCCTGCTCGGTAACACTCTGACGCTGGTCGTCGGCGTTGGTGTCGGCGTGACCCTGCTCGGTGTCAGCCTGGCTTGGCTCACCAGCCTCTGCGAATTCCCCGGTCGACGCTGGCTCGACTGGGCGCTGATGCTGCCGTTCGCCATCCCCGCGTACGTACTGGCCTTCGTCTTCGTCGGCCTGCTCGACTTCGCCGGTCCTGTGCAAACACTGCTGCGTGAATGGTTCGGCACAGGCCTGCGCCTGCCACGCGTGCGCTCCACCGGCGGGGTGATCATCGTGCTGGTGCTGGTCTTCTATCCCTACGTTTACCTGCTGGCGCGCACCGCGTTTCTCGCGCAGGGCAAAGGCCTGATGGAAGCCGCGCGAGTACTCGGTCAGTCGCCGTGGCAAGCTTTCTGGCGAGTGGCGCTGCCAATGGCGCGTCCTGCGATTGGCGCCGGCGTAGCGCTGGCGCTGATGGAAACCCTCGCTGATTTCGGCGCAGTGTCGGTGTTCAACTTCGACACCTTCACCACGGCCATCTACAAGACCTGGTACGGCTTTTTCAGCCTGCCGAGCGCGGCACAACTGGCGAGTCTGTTGCTGCTGGTGGTGATGCTGGTGCTGTATGGCGAGCGTCGTGCGCGTGGCGCCAATCGGGCGAGCAACGAGCGGCCACGGGTGAAGGCGCTGTATCACTTGCGAGGGTTAAAGGCCTTCGCGGCGATGAGCTGGTGTGGCCTGGTGTTCGCCTGCGCCTTCGTCATTCCGATGCTGCAACTGATCGTCTGGTTCTGGCAGCGCGGGCGTTTCGATCTTGATGAACGCTACGCCGGGTTGATTCTGCACACCCTCTATTTAGGTGGCATGGCGGCGCTGATCACCGTCAGCGTTGCGTTGTTACTGGCCTTCGCCCGCCGGTTAGCACCGACACCGGCGATCAACTCCGGGGTCGGTCTGGCTAATCTCGGTTACGCCTTGCCGGGTTCGGTGCTGGCGGTGTCGATCATGCTCGCGTTCAGTTATCTGGATCGCGAACTGGTCATTCCGCTCTCCGGTTGGCTCGGCGGCGCGGGCAAACCGTTGCTGCTCGGCAGTCTCGCAGCATTGTTGACGGCGTATCTGGTGCGCTTTATCGCGGTCGCCTACGGCCCGCTGGAAAACAGTCTGGCGCGTATACGGCCGTCTTTGCCCGAAGCGGCACGTAGCCTCGGTGTCAGTGGGCCGCGACTGTTTTTCAAAGTGTATCTGCCGCTGTTGCTGCCCGGCACGCTGAGCGCGGCGTTGCTGGTGTTCGTCGATGTGCTCAAGGAAATGCCCGCGACCCTGCTGATGCGCCCGTTTGGCTGGGACACGCTGGCTGTACGCATCTTTGAAATGACCAGCGAAGGCGAATGGGCGCGGGCTTCTTTGCCGGCGCTGACCCTGGTTCTGGTTGGATTGTTACCGGTCATCGGCCTGATTCGCCGCTCCGCCCATCGAAACACTTAG
- a CDS encoding extracellular solute-binding protein, with protein sequence MLAPKRLLTALALTLIGSTTAQAADEVVVYSSRIDELIKPVFDAYTAKTGVRIKFITDKEAPLMQRIKAEGENATADLLLTVDAGNLWQAEQMGILQPFTSKTIDANIPLQYRSSSHAWTGLSLRARTIAYSTERVKPGELTTYEALADKNWEGRLCLRTAKKVYNQSLTATMIEVHGAEKTEKILKGWVNNLSTDVFSDDVAVLEAINAGQCDVGIVNTYYYGRLHKQKPELPVKLFWPNQADRGVHVNLSGIGLTKHAPHPEAAKALVEWMTTPEAQKIFADVNQEFPANPAVAPSEEVAAWGKFIADTLPVEVAGKRQAEAIRMMDRAGWN encoded by the coding sequence ATGTTGGCACCCAAGCGTCTTCTGACCGCACTGGCCCTGACCCTGATCGGTAGCACCACGGCCCAGGCCGCTGATGAGGTGGTGGTTTACTCGTCGCGCATCGATGAACTGATCAAACCGGTCTTCGATGCCTACACCGCCAAGACCGGGGTGAGGATCAAGTTCATCACCGACAAGGAAGCGCCGCTGATGCAGCGCATCAAGGCCGAGGGTGAAAATGCTACCGCCGACCTGCTGCTGACCGTCGATGCCGGCAACCTCTGGCAAGCCGAGCAGATGGGCATCCTGCAGCCGTTCACTTCGAAAACCATCGACGCCAACATCCCGCTGCAATATCGCTCGTCCAGCCATGCCTGGACTGGCCTGAGCCTGCGTGCGCGGACCATCGCCTACTCCACCGAACGGGTGAAACCGGGCGAACTGACCACCTACGAAGCACTGGCTGACAAGAATTGGGAAGGGCGCCTGTGTCTGCGTACGGCGAAGAAGGTCTACAACCAGTCGCTGACCGCGACCATGATCGAAGTCCATGGTGCCGAGAAGACCGAGAAGATCCTCAAGGGCTGGGTGAACAACCTGTCCACTGACGTATTCTCTGACGACGTTGCGGTGCTCGAAGCGATCAACGCCGGTCAGTGCGACGTCGGCATCGTCAACACTTACTACTACGGTCGCCTGCACAAGCAGAAGCCGGAGCTGCCGGTGAAATTGTTCTGGCCGAACCAGGCCGATCGTGGCGTGCACGTGAACCTGTCGGGCATTGGCCTGACCAAGCATGCGCCGCACCCGGAAGCGGCCAAGGCTTTGGTCGAGTGGATGACCACGCCTGAGGCGCAGAAGATCTTTGCTGACGTGAACCAAGAGTTCCCGGCCAACCCGGCGGTGGCACCTTCGGAAGAAGTGGCGGCGTGGGGCAAGTTCATTGCCGATACTTTGCCGGTGGAAGTGGCGGGCAAGCGTCAGGCTGAGGCGATCCGGATGATGGATCGGGCGGGTTGGAATTGA
- a CDS encoding 2-octaprenyl-3-methyl-6-methoxy-1,4-benzoquinol hydroxylase has protein sequence MRADLLIVGAGMVGSALALALQDSGLEVLLLDGSPLSVKPFDAEAAFEPRVSALSAASQRILERLGVWEGIAKRRSSPYTDMHVWDGSGTGQIHFSASSVHAEVLGHIVENRVVQDALLDRLHDCDLGMLANARLEQMRRSGDDWLLTLADGRQLRAPLVIAADGANSAVRRLTGVATREWDYLHHAIVTSVRSSKPHQMTAWQRFTDHGPLAFLPLERDGQQDWCSIVWSTTPSEAERLMALDEADFCRELERAFEGRLGEVISADPRLCVPLRQRHAKRYVAEGLALIGDAAHTIHPLAGQGVNLGFLDAAVLAEVLLQAAERGERLADVKVLSRYERRRMPHNLALMAAMEGFERLFQADPLPVRWLRNAGLKLVEQMPEAKALFVREALGLTGDLPALAKP, from the coding sequence ATGCGCGCAGATCTGCTGATTGTCGGAGCCGGAATGGTCGGCAGCGCTTTGGCGTTGGCGTTGCAGGACAGCGGACTCGAAGTCCTGCTGCTCGACGGCAGCCCGCTGAGCGTCAAACCCTTCGACGCCGAAGCCGCGTTTGAACCGCGAGTGAGTGCCTTGTCGGCAGCCAGCCAGCGCATTCTTGAACGCCTCGGCGTCTGGGAAGGCATCGCCAAACGCCGCAGCAGCCCGTACACCGACATGCATGTCTGGGACGGCAGCGGCACCGGGCAGATCCATTTCTCGGCGAGCAGTGTGCACGCCGAGGTGCTTGGCCATATCGTCGAAAACCGTGTGGTGCAGGATGCCTTGCTCGATCGCTTGCACGATTGTGATCTGGGCATGCTGGCCAATGCGCGGCTGGAACAGATGCGTCGCTCGGGTGATGACTGGCTGCTGACGCTGGCTGACGGTCGTCAGTTACGTGCGCCGTTGGTGATTGCCGCTGACGGTGCCAACTCGGCAGTGCGACGTCTGACCGGTGTGGCGACGCGTGAGTGGGATTATCTGCATCACGCCATCGTTACCAGCGTGCGCAGCAGCAAACCGCACCAGATGACCGCGTGGCAGCGCTTTACCGATCACGGGCCGTTGGCGTTTCTGCCGCTGGAACGTGACGGGCAGCAGGATTGGTGTTCGATCGTCTGGTCGACCACGCCGAGTGAGGCCGAGCGATTGATGGCGCTGGATGAAGCGGATTTCTGTCGTGAGTTGGAGCGCGCCTTTGAGGGGCGACTCGGCGAAGTGATCAGTGCCGATCCGCGACTGTGCGTGCCGCTGCGTCAGCGCCATGCCAAGCGTTATGTGGCTGAAGGCCTGGCGTTGATCGGCGACGCGGCGCACACCATTCACCCGTTGGCGGGGCAGGGTGTGAACCTGGGCTTCCTTGATGCGGCGGTGCTGGCGGAAGTGCTGTTGCAGGCGGCGGAGCGCGGTGAGCGTTTGGCCGATGTGAAAGTGCTGAGTCGTTACGAGCGTCGGCGCATGCCACACAACCTCGCGCTGATGGCGGCGATGGAAGGGTTTGAGCGGTTGTTTCAGGCCGATCCGTTGCCGGTGCGTTGGTTAAGGAATGCCGGGTTGAAGCTGGTGGAGCAGATGCCGGAGGCGAAAGCGCTGTTTGTGCGTGAAGCCCTCGGGTTGACCGGGGATCTTCCGGCCCTCGCCAAACCCTGA